The proteins below come from a single Megalops cyprinoides isolate fMegCyp1 chromosome 5, fMegCyp1.pri, whole genome shotgun sequence genomic window:
- the ccl27b gene encoding C-C motif chemokine 27b: MDLKVAAVLLFLCATVTITEGAIPKCCVATSKLIPRNILRKVDKFDVQSSHGTCEIDALILHVKGKKYCAHPDVKRILRQVERNRREKQRVKLGWITKR; encoded by the exons ATGGATCTCAAGGTTGCTGCCGTTCTGCTCTTTTTGTGTGCTACTGTCACCATCACTGAAG GCGCCATACCCAAATGTTGTGTGGCCACTTCAAAATTAATTCCTCGAAACATTTTGAGAAAAGTGGATAAGTTTGACGTTCAAAGCAGCCATGGTACATGTGAAATTGATGCGCTGAT ACTGCATGTGAAAGGAAAGAAGTACTGTGCCCACCCAGACGTAAAGAGGATCCTGAGACAGGTGGAGAGAAACAGGCGAGAGAAGCAAAGGGTGAAGCTGGGATGGATCACGAAGAGATGA